One window from the genome of Eucalyptus grandis isolate ANBG69807.140 chromosome 7, ASM1654582v1, whole genome shotgun sequence encodes:
- the LOC104455267 gene encoding uncharacterized protein LOC104455267 isoform X2 — translation MRRCSAHRYEVKSQKNSYPAYFLSIQLESNRKNVKSLMLSDCGMPSSVFDLSTNAQALKVFYLCDSDIGWNISYVGAIVVSPIVKIMGTKLGQTIPALKEIIF, via the exons ATGCGCAGATGTAGCGCTCACAGATATGAG GTCAAGTCTCAAAAGAACTCCTACCCAGCGTATTTCCTCTCTATCCAGCTTGAGAGTAACAGGAAGAATGTGAAATCACTAATGTTATCAGATT GTGGCATGCCTTCCAGTGTCTTTGACCTTTCAACCAACGCACAAGCATTGAAGGTGTTTTACTTATGTGATTCAGATATTGGGTGGAATATTTCATATGTTGGTGCCATAGTAGTTTCGCCAATTGTGAAG ATAATGGGTACTAAACTTGGTCAAACTATACCTGCGTTGAAGGAG ATCATTTTCTGA
- the LOC104455267 gene encoding uncharacterized protein LOC104455267 isoform X1 — MRRCSAHRYEVKSQKNSYPAYFLSIQLESNRKNVKSLMLSDCGMPSSVFDLSTNAQALKVFYLCDSDIGWNISYVGAIVVSPIVKIMGTKLGQTIPALKEVRLEVTLCFLSYLMRVFIIAKSYSPSNGQFKSQYD, encoded by the exons ATGCGCAGATGTAGCGCTCACAGATATGAG GTCAAGTCTCAAAAGAACTCCTACCCAGCGTATTTCCTCTCTATCCAGCTTGAGAGTAACAGGAAGAATGTGAAATCACTAATGTTATCAGATT GTGGCATGCCTTCCAGTGTCTTTGACCTTTCAACCAACGCACAAGCATTGAAGGTGTTTTACTTATGTGATTCAGATATTGGGTGGAATATTTCATATGTTGGTGCCATAGTAGTTTCGCCAATTGTGAAG ATAATGGGTACTAAACTTGGTCAAACTATACCTGCGTTGAAGGAGGTAAGACTGGAAGTTACTTTATGCTTTCTGTCATACTTGATGAGAGTGTTCATCATAGCCAAATCTTATTCTCCTTCTAATGGACAATTCAAGTCCCAGTATGATTGA
- the LOC120295975 gene encoding uncharacterized protein LOC120295975, translated as MTSSYKTKEIVSSTADTEQEQSKSRGAIAGWCQAGRAAGGGRGHAHPPARSKGEREKREREAGGGIFGRDHRVRQRERETKREIGRGSEKQRVSEAKIERLLPVAIAPGARPTNLADAFLSPRVRICHETPPNEGQQSSLKPAKMGCHRASLRYFLILQQLEFAIWK; from the exons ATGACATCCTCCTACAAGACGAAAGAAATTGTTTCAAG TACAGCCGATACAGAGCAGGAGCAGAGCAAATCGCGCGGTGCGATTGCTGGGTGGTGCCAGGCCGGCAGGGCAGCCGGCGGTGGCAGAGGCCATGCGCACCCGCCGGCGCGTTcaaaaggagagagggagaagagagagagagaggctggaGGAGGGATTTTCGGGAGGGACCACAGGGTTcgacagcgagagagagagaccaagagAGAAATCGGCAGAGGGAGCGAGAAACAAAGAGTCAGTGAGGCCAAGATTGAGAGGCTTCTTCCAGTAGCCATCGCGCCCGGAGCGCGGCCGACGAACCTCGCCGACGCGTTCCTTTCCCCACG GGTCCGAATCTGTCACGAAACTCCTCCAAATGAAGGCCAACAAAGCAGTTTAAAGCCTGCGAAAATGGGGTGTCATCGAGCTTCACTTCGTTATTTTCTCATTCTGCAGCAACTCGAGTTCGCAATttggaaatga
- the LOC104454930 gene encoding disease resistance protein RPV1-like, with protein sequence MLSLGNPDFVVLFGLWQVQVFPTERNATITLRSTVSRFDISEALPRLRKEGKVVVPQSSSTTALFSGYKQILKFATEKFKSIIGIHGQHPPGIFNAIISYKRDDTRDFVSHLKGALERRGIRTFVDYILDEGQEILPAIEEVIKQSNIAIVVVSQNFHTSPWCLNELVKILKCQKKRGLIVFPIFCGIDARELREQFSPFVENIGQGEEGFKQEKPCQVRRWKKALRALGMINGFPVSACSDKTEAELVEDLADKISAKLTRWV encoded by the exons ATGTTAAGCTTAGGAAACCCAGATTTCGTTGTGCTTTTCGGTCTTTGGCAAGTACAAGTTTTTCCTACtgaaagaaatgcaacaataaCTCTTCGTAGCACTGTGTCGAGATTTGACATCTCTGAGGCACTTCCTAGATTGAGGAAAGAAGGCAAGGTG GTTGTTCCACAATCATCTTCCACTACTGCTTTATTCTCGGGATATAAACAAATTCTGAAGTTTGCAACTGAGAAGTTCAAATCCATCATTGGGATTCATG GTCAGCATCCTCCTGGGATTTTTAACGCAATCATTAGTTACAAACGGGATGACACGCGTGACTTTGTGAGCCATCTCAAGGGTGCTCTTGAGCGGAGGGGGATAAGAACATTTGTTGATTATATACTGGATGAAGGACAAGAGATCCTGCCAGCGATTGAAGAAGTGATCAAGCAGTCAAATATTGCCATTGTGGTTGTCTCTCAGAATTTCCATACCTCACCATGGTGCCTTAATGAGCTGGTGAAGATCctcaaatgccaaaaaaagCGGGGTCTGATCGTATTTCCCATTTTCTGTGGCATCGATGCAAGGGAGCTGCGGGAGCAGTTCAGTCCTTTTGTGGAGAATATTGGCCAAGGCGAAGAGGGTTTTAAGCAGGAGAAGCCATGCCAGGTCCGGAGGTGGAAAAAAGCTTTGCGAGCACTGGGCATGATCAATGGCTTTCCTGTTAGTGCCTG TTCGGATAAAACTGAAGCTGAATTGGTCGAGGACCTTGCGGACAAAATCTCAGCCAAGCTGACCCGGTGGGTGTGA
- the LOC104455267 gene encoding uncharacterized protein LOC104455267 isoform X3 translates to MRRCSAHRYEVKSQKNSYPAYFLSIQLESNRKNVKSLMLSDYIGWNISYVGAIVVSPIVKIMGTKLGQTIPALKEIIF, encoded by the exons ATGCGCAGATGTAGCGCTCACAGATATGAG GTCAAGTCTCAAAAGAACTCCTACCCAGCGTATTTCCTCTCTATCCAGCTTGAGAGTAACAGGAAGAATGTGAAATCACTAATGTTATCAGATT ATATTGGGTGGAATATTTCATATGTTGGTGCCATAGTAGTTTCGCCAATTGTGAAG ATAATGGGTACTAAACTTGGTCAAACTATACCTGCGTTGAAGGAG ATCATTTTCTGA